A segment of the Necator americanus strain Aroian chromosome IV, whole genome shotgun sequence genome:
CAATCAAAGCAATGCCAAAACAATGGATTGCCAAGTACTCGAAAATTGCATATGCCTTCCAGCAGAGACAAAGGCAAACTGTAAATGCAAGGACTTCAATAACGGAACTGGGTTCAGCAATATCTGTAACCAACTGCCTGCAGTTTTGCCATCTCTTTCGTTTCGTCAAGATCCACAAACGAAGGTGCAAGCAATTGTTCCCAGTATGGTAATGTCAGAGATAATCCTTAACTTTCATGATACAATACAAACACAACTATTGGTTGACGATGCAGTATGCCAAGCCCGGGCTACCGATTTAACAGGATGTTATAATTGTGCAAAAGGAGCGATAACAAAAGttatttgtttctcttctcaaGATAATACGCAAGCCGAAGTCACGTGCGAATCATCATCCTTCACGGTGCCATGCAACACCACAGGGACTTCTTCGGAATTGCGCTTTACCTTTTCTCAAGCAAGAATTCTCCTTGTCTGCCAGATTTCTTGCGGACAAACGGTAACATCATTTGAGTTGGGTGGTGTGCTAAAATTCACTACATCACCTCAATGACTAATGGAACAATGGGTCAGGAGAGAAACAATAACGTACTCTGAAATCCAATGACCAGATTTCGGACATATAGCCACCATATTTCTGCAGTGGTATAAGACTCTTATTGCCGCAACAGTGACACTTCTGGCTGTTGTAGTATTGACGTATATAGTTATATCCACATACGGACTACGAATTATTCGATGGGTGGTTACCCGTTTAATcaaaatattataattttcGGCATAGcaaacatttttgcaaaatgctgCTGTCTTGTGTGTTCAAAAACGATAACAAACTCCCACAACAAGCAACAATaagcaataaaaattcaatttttttttgtaagtatTTTTGTACATATTTCACCCATCTTTTTCTCTACAGGATCAACGACCAGTTCAATACGGCAAGTTCAAACTACACCAAGGAATTCGAGTCAATTACAGGACTATGCAGACCGGCAACGCCCATACAGACTATTGAAACTGAGATAGGAAAAACGATTTCCACCATCTATGGCCAAATAAAAGGAGCCGGAACCCTCGACAACGGATGGAAGCACCACATAATACAACATACCTGCTCAGAGGCCAGTGCAGGAGAACAAGCCCTCCTAATCAATAGATTCTTGAGGACAGCGAGCGTTACAAAGGAAAAGCTCATCAGCTTCACCAAGGAATACTTTTATCTTGACGGCCTCCTTCGCAATAAAGGTACTCAAAAATCGACACTTAacaaaatcaaaggaaaaaatatccagaagaAGGTGGACAGGGAACTCGAGAGATTGGACAAAAATATAGCCGACATGGAAATCGAACTCGATCTAGTAGTAAAACAAATCGATGAGGAAAGGAGGGGTCTCATTGAGATAAAACACATGCTGGCAgacctggaaaaaaagactcgTCTCTTCATTGAAGGAcaacaaagataaaaataaggaaacgATTCTGCAAAGAGAACAATGCATCAATACGGTTAAAGAGAATCACGGAAGAATCCAACTAAGAAGCGAACCTCACGGAGGAACCTGAACAGGACAATAAACACGAAAGGGATGCAGTTATGCCGGATGATGACTATCTGACATGGCTTGTAGCAAAGAACACTATggatgaagaggaagaaatggacgaagaAATAGTTGCAAATGCCGAGACAGAAATATCAATACCGAAAGAGAGAATTGAAACGTCAAGTcccaaaaacgaaaaaggaacAAGAGAAGACGTATGGACTCAGATTGCGATTCAATAACCAATATCTTAAGACTTGAGCAAGACCTGCGCGATCTATGATACGGACTTCACCATCTGCCACAACGGAAAATAGGAGAAACATCCAGCGGAGTACCCCCTCACATAAAATCTAGTTAGACACGTGAAACACCAACAACTCTAGCACTTTTTCGTTGCATATACTATCCTAATCCTAAGTCACATATTTCATAAAGCAGGAAATATTGGAGGTACAAATTTTAAGGGTTTTCTTAAACTATAACTTTGAAGCTTTATTCAGAGAAATTGATACcacatattttattcaaacGATGGTCTATGGTTGGCTACGGCTTTTCTCCGTCTTTCAGCAGCATACGGACTCTGCGGTGAAGAATCCTCCGTCCTCTGAAACGATCCAATAATCAACCAAAATTTTGACTTCTTCGTGAAAAGTGCAGTGCTGCTCGGCAAGGCCATGGTTAGCCGACCGAAATAAGCGGTAGTCAGAAGGAGCAATGTCTGGTGAATACCAAGGGAGGGGTAAGATATTGAAGTGGAACACTTCTAAAGTTCCCTTGAcgatttttttgcaacatgTGGTAGGGCGTTGTCGTGCTAAAAGATCACCTTGTTACGTATTTTGACCTATTGGAGGCGTTTGAGCGTTTAATGCTGAGATCAGTTGCAtcaattgttgttgttaaccACAGTACAGGTTTCGTTAAGTTAGAGTAGCTCATAGTAGATTAGGTTTGAGCTGATCCGACCTCTCCGTTGGCGTTCTTTGTTGCTGGTGTCAAAATCGCCacttttgaaggcatcacccccgaatctgaggtggtgcatatttcaggtggagtattcttagaagggatagtagattgtggggaggagggtgattccgtcaatttcttccta
Coding sequences within it:
- a CDS encoding hypothetical protein (NECATOR_CHRIV.G14140.T1); this translates as MFTITLTSVTILPLPLLSTQFIWDGNRTALWKSNAVPVLKCFNQSNAKTMDCQVLENCICLPAETKANCKCKDFNNGTGFSNICNQLPAVLPSLSFRQDPQTKVQAIVPSMVMSEIILNFHDTIQTQLLVDDAVCQARATDLTGCYNCAKGAITKVICFSSQDNTQAEVTCESSSFTVPCNTTGTSSELRFTFSQARILLVCQISCGQTVTSFELGGVLKFTTSPQ